Proteins encoded in a region of the Thermodesulfobacteriota bacterium genome:
- a CDS encoding UbiX family flavin prenyltransferase: MARKRIVVGISGATGPQYGIRLLQVLAELGVETHLVLSHASRRNIALESDWKAEDVERLAARSYDVDDVGAAIASGSFLTDGMVVAPCSVKTASAIANSYNENLLIRAADVTIKERRDLVLLFRETPLHKGHLDLLRRCADLGAVILPPMVAFYHRPRTVEEIVDQTVGKVLDALRIEHQLFRRWKGAGELAVVGG; encoded by the coding sequence ATGGCTAGAAAGCGCATCGTCGTCGGGATCTCGGGGGCAACCGGCCCCCAGTACGGCATCCGGCTCCTCCAGGTGCTCGCGGAACTCGGCGTGGAGACCCACCTCGTGCTCTCCCACGCCAGCCGCCGCAACATCGCCCTGGAGAGCGACTGGAAGGCCGAGGACGTGGAGCGCCTGGCCGCCCGCTCCTACGACGTGGACGACGTGGGGGCGGCCATCGCCAGCGGCTCGTTCCTCACCGACGGGATGGTGGTGGCCCCCTGCTCGGTGAAGACCGCGTCGGCCATCGCCAACTCCTACAACGAGAACCTCCTCATCCGCGCCGCCGACGTGACCATCAAGGAGCGCCGGGACCTCGTCCTGCTCTTCCGGGAGACGCCGCTGCACAAGGGGCACCTGGACCTGCTGCGGCGCTGCGCGGACCTGGGGGCGGTGATCCTTCCCCCCATGGTGGCCTTCTACCACCGCCCCCGCACCGTGGAGGAGATCGTGGACCAGACCGTGGGGAAGGTCCTCGACGCCCTGCGCATCGAGCACCAGCTCTTCCGCCGGTGGAAAGGCGCAGGCGAGCTGGCAGTGGTGGGGGGGTAA